The sequence GCGCAGTATGCCCATACGGCCCGCATGGCCTGTTACACACAACTTAGCCGAACGGGGCAGCCCGTCGCGCCGCAGCAGGGCCCGCTGCTGAACGACCCCATTACGAGCAGCCGCGTAGCGTCGGCGTATGCGCTGGTGCATGTGGCCACCGCCGACGACCAATGGGCGATGCTGGCCAAGCAAACGCTTCAGATGGCGCTGCGCTACTACCAGACCGAACGCGAAGCCGCCGCCCTGGCCCCCGCCGACGAACCGCAGCCGCTGCGGTATCTGGCCCAGCCAGTGGCGCTGCTCCGCGCCCTGCTCGACGCCCGGCCGCTGTTCGACGTAGCCGACTGGAAAGAAGCGACCGAACCGCTGCTCGACGAAATCCTGAACGAGTTTCTCGATAAACGCCACGACCTGTTGCGCGATCATGTGGGCGTGGGTGGCGCGTTCAACAACACGCCCGCTGGCCGGCGCGTCAGCCCAGGCCTGACGATGGAAACGGCCGCCCTCCTGATCGACGTCAGTACATTGCTCAGTAACCGTAAACTGACCCTTCAGGCCACCAACTGGTGTCTGCGGCTCTGCCAATGGGCCTGGCCCGAGGCGGCTCCGGGCCGGGGCGAGCTGTCGGCCGAGGGCAACGTACCTGGCTTGCCCCGCTACCTCGACTGGAAAGGCCAGCCGCTGACGGCCCCCAACGCCACCAACCGCGTGGCGGGTGACCACGTGCTGGCGCTGTCGGCACTGGCCAACGGCTACTGGCATACGCGCCACCCGGAAGCCCCCCGCTGGCTGCGGCGTATTGCCGATTATACCTTCCAGCATTTTCCCGATACCAACGGCCCTGCCTGGCACTTGGCGCTGTCGGCCCACCATCAGCCTGTCACCCTGCTTAAAACAACGGCCGACGAAGGCTGTTATGCCCTGGTGCGCGGGCTGGCCGACACTTGGCAGCACCTTGATCAGTGCGCGCGGCTTCAACCCATCAGCGCACAACGGTTAACATCCAATGTATGACCCTGGTTTGTAACTTGGTTGGCCTTACTCCTACCTTGCCTTTTATGCGTCGACTCCTATATCTGCTTTTCCTCTTACCGCTCACCGGCTTTGCCCAAACCGATTCGGTTATCGTTTCCGGGCAAATCAAACACCTATCGGCACGGCTCTATCGGCAGTCACCCAACGTGGTCATAGCCCGCACGAACGCCGTTCGGGGTGGTTCTGAGCAGGCCTTCTTGGCACCGTTGCAGCCCGACGGCCGGTTTCGCGTGGCGATTCCGATTATTTACCCGCTCGAAGAAATGACGCTGCAACTTGGCGGAGGCGACCGGTCGGCGACAGTAGCGTTTCTGGCCGCAGCGGGTTCGCTCACGGTGGAGGCGGAGAATGATTCGCTCTTTGTAGCAACTGTACCGTTTCGGTTTGGGGGTGTCAATGCGCAGGTGAACCAACAACACGCGCAGTATGAAGCCGCCGTTACGGCCCGGCAAAAAGCTAACAAAGGCGAACGCGACCGGGCAATCCGGCGGGCGCAGAACGCCACCAGTCTGGCCCAGACGTATCAACAACTGGTTGCCATTTTTCTGACGCCCTATGAGCCGTTTGCAGGCGGGCGCGAGGTGTTCCCCCTGGTGCGCGACTGGGTACGTACCAACGCGCAGTACGATGCCGCCGCGTTTGTGCTTGATCAGTTGATCAACTCCGGGCAGACGCTATCGACGGATCTGTACAAAACAATGATGACGCCCAGCAACGCGATCCTGACGCCTGCCCGCGCCAATGCGTACAGTCGGTTGGGGGCCTATGCGGTCGCGCGCATGAGTCAGGAAACGGGCAATCGGGCCGTTCGGATTCAGCTGCTGGCGTCGCTGCTTAGTAAATATGGCCGCAACCTCACCGCCGATGATCAGGAGCGGCTAGCCGCCATGCGCGAAACGGGCGCCGCCAAAACCGCCGAGGTCCGCTACCTGTCCCGCCTGATGGAGCGCAACCCGGATACGCTCAACCGGCTCCTGGTGTTCGAGCAATCGATCCAGTCGGCGCGACCCAAATTTGACAGCACGACCATCGATTACCTCAAAGCCTACCTGCTGACCTCGGCGATTCCCCAGGCGACGCTGCAACTCGTTCATTTTCTGGGCGATTACATCCGCCCCCAGATTGGCAGTCCGTTGCTACGGCAGTCGTTCACCGAGGTGGTCAATCAGGCGTTGGCCGACACTGCGCGGGTACGTCAGGCACGTACCCAGTACCGGGTCATCGAGAAACGCACGGGCGTTAACTACGGGCCTATTACCGATGGTATCTATGTAACCACCGGTACGTTCCGGGGGGGCGATGAACTGTTTAAAAACGCCGTCGACCGCAACCGGGGCAAGGCTATTTACGTGGTGATGTGGTCGCCCACGCAGGAAAACGGCCGGCTTCTGGCCCGCGATGCCCAACGGCTTCTCGATGTGTTTGATAGCCGCGACGTAACGCTGCTGTATCTGGCAATGGGTGATATTGACGAAGACATCTGGCTGGAATCCATCGTGCGCAACCGCCTGCGTGGCGATCACCTGCGCCTCAGCGATGCCCAGAGCAACGCGCTCGTGGGTACGCTGACGCTCTATGATCAGAACCCCGTTCGCCTCGTTACCCCGCAGGGAAAAGTTTACAAACGAGCGGCGCTGTTGCCCACACCCGACGATTTCCCCAAGCTGATCGATCAAATCAATGACGTGTTGAAATAATTGGCCATAGGAGCCACCGGCTGTAATTTGCTAAACCTGATAAAAATTAGTTGGCAGCAACAAAAAAGGGAGGCCGACAACGACCTCCCTTTTTGCTGTATAAAACCCGTTTACTTCTGGAATGAACCAAAGATGTAATCCCACATGGGCGTCGATACGCCGTAGTTGCTTTCGGGATTTTTGTAGTGGTGTACGCTGTGGTTGATCCAGAGTTGCTTGAAGAAGTTCTTCGGCGGTGCGTAGGCGTGTACAATAAAGTGCACGGCCAGATAGCCCGAATAACCTACCAGGAAACCAGGGAAGAAAGCGTAGGCCGCTTCGCCCATCAGCAGGAAAAACAGGGCGAAAAAGGCACCCGCCACAAAGATGGCCAACGCCGGCGGCATAGCTAGCCGGGTTTTGTCTTTGGGGTATTCGTGGTGAACGCCATGGAAGGTATACTGGATTTTGGCCCGGCGCGGGGTCGTTGGCTCCAGGTGATACAGATACCGGTGCAATACGTACTCAAAGATGGTGAACACGAAAAGTCCCATCCCAAACAGGGCAACAATGTAGCCCGAACTCATGTCGGTATACGTAAACGCATACCACCCTAAGAAAACCGACAAAACCAGCCACATGCCGATAGGGACAAGAATGTGGGTTCTTGACAAAGCCTCCAAGATCGGATTGTCAAAAAGCTGCTTTGTTCCGTTGTTTTTGGGCCTTGAGTGTGCTTTTTTATAATCGTCAACTTGCATAGTTTTTAGACGTTGGGTTGTATTAAATGCGACTCAAACTTTCGGACGGTGCGGGCTGTGTTCCCAGCCACGTACGCGATCACATGACAAAAATAACGCAAAAGGGGTTTCTGTATCGAACAAAAAGTCAACCAAATTGACTAAACAGTCTTCACAGCCGCCACTTCCACCGAATCGTTTAATCGTTCCTTGGGAACGTCCAATGGAGCCTTCGGCAGTTTAGGCTTGATAATCAACCGCAATGATTGATTATAAGTGAGGTAATTCCACATCCAGTTGATAAAAATCAGTAATCTGTTTTTCACGCCCAGAATGGCCATCAGGTGAACGAACAACCAGGTAAGCCAGGCAAAGAATCCCTGAAACTTGATAAATGACAGATCGACAACGGCCAGCCCGCGGCCAATGGTAGCCATGGAGCCCAGATCGTTGTACGTAAACTCGACCATCTGCCCACCCCGGACCAGCCGCGTCAGGTTTTGGGCGAGCAGCTTACCCTGCTGAATGGCCGGTTGGGCTACCTGCGGATGCCCGTTGGGCCAGGTTTCGCCTTCGGCCATCGCAGCCAGGTCACCAATGGCAAAGATATCAGTGAAGCCCTGCACCTGATTGAACCGGTTCACGATCAGCCGACCGCCGCGGCCCACGGCCTCCGCCGGGATGCCGTTGGGTGTGTTGGCTTTTACGCCCGCCGCCCAGATCAGGTTGTTGGTGCGCAGGCTCGTGCCGTCGTTCATGTAGACATACTTCCCGTCGAAATCTTTCACGCGTGTGTTCAGCCGGACATCTACCCCCAGCTCCCGCAGGTAAGCGAGCGAATGATCCTGCGATTCCTTGGACATCGGCCCCAGCAGTTCCCCACCCGACTCGATCAGGTGGATGTCCATGCCTTTAAAGTCAAGCTCGGGGTAATCGCGGGGCAGTACGGTCTTGCGCATTTCGGCCAGCGTACCACACAGCTCAACGCCGGTTGGACCGCCACCCACCACCACCACGTCCATCAGGCCGTCTAGTTCCTCGGCCGTTTCGACGCTCAGCGCTTCTTCGAAATTCTGCAGGAACCGATTGCGCAACGCAATGGCTTCCTGCACCGATTTCATGGGCAGGGCGCGGTCGATGATGTTCTGCTGACCGAAGAAATTGGTATCGGCCCCCATCGCCAGCACCAGAAAGTCGTAAGGGATGGGCCCGATGTCGGTGTCGATGATTTTTTCCTCGGCCCGGATATTGGTCATGCACGTGACCCGGATGTGCACGTTGGGGTTGTTGCCCAGCGCCGCCCGCAACGGGAACAGAATCGAACTTGCCTCGAGCCCCGCCGTGGCTACCTGGTAATACAGCGGCTGAAACTCGTGGTAGTTGTGCTTGTTGATCAGTACGACCTGAAACTCCGGCCGATTGGCCAGACCACGGGCCAGGTTGATCCCGCCAAAACCAGCGCCGATAATAACGACGCGCTTCCGATCCGTGTTGGGTATGTTTGGATTCATTGCTTTTACGCTACATGAACAAGGTACACTTCCTGCGCGAGGCTTCGAGCATTATACCGTATATATCGCTCATTGTTCATTCAATACGGCTGATTCCTGCAAAACCTGTTCGTAATAGGCTTCGTATTTCGGCAGGATGTTCGACAACTCAAACTCCTTGGCCCGAGCCAGCGCATTGGCCTTGAACGTGGGCAGGTTGGCGTCGTCGAGGACAAACAGGGCGTTTTTCACCATGTCAGGTACGTCGCCAACGTTACTCAGGAAGCCCGATACGCCCTGTACGTTCAGTTCGGGCAGGCCACCGGCGTTGGATGAGATAACGGGCACCTCGCAGGCCATCGCTTCGAGCGCCGCCAGTCCGAAGCTTTCATTTTCGGAGGGCATCAGAAACAGGTCGGCTACCGACAGCACCTCTTCTACGGCGTCGAGCTTACCCAGAAACCGCACGTCGTCCATAATGCCCAGTTCGCGGCAAAGGCCCTGGATACGTACCCGCTCGGGGCCGTCGCCCACCAGCAACAGTTTCACCGGCATCTGTTCGCGCAGGTGGTAGAACGTCATCACGGCGTCGTCGATGCGTTTGACCCGGCGGAAGTTGGAGGTGTGGACCACCAGTTTTTCGCCGTTGGGGCAGATTGCCAGTTTGAAGTGCTCTTTCTGCTGCCGCTGAAACCGCGAGAGGTCGATGAAGTTCGGAATCACCTCGATCGGCCGCCGAATCTCGAAATGCGCGAAGGTTTCCTGCTTCAGGTTTTCCGATACCGCCGTGACGCCGTCCGACTCGTTAATACTGAACGTAACCACGGGCTCGTAGGAGGCATCCTTCCCGACCAGCGTCACGTCAGTGCCGTGGAGGGTCGTGACGACGGGTGTGGTACGGCCGCGCGCTTTCAGCACCATTTTGGCCATATAGGCAGCCGAGGCGTGCGGAATCGCGTAATGGACGTGGAGCAGATCGACGTTTTCGTTGAGCACCACGTTGACCATCGCGCTCGTCAGTGCCGACTCGTAGGGGGCATACTGAAACAGCGGATACGACGGAATGTTGACTTCGTGGTAAAAAACGTTTTCGTTAAAAAAATCGAGGCGGGGCGGCTGCTGATAGGTAATGAAGTGCACCTGATGGCCATTTTTGGCTAGTGCTTTGCCCAACTCCGTGGCTACCACGCCACTACCGCCAAAGGTGGGATAACAAACGATACCGATTTTCATTCGTGCGGGCCGCGTTTGGGGCGGTCTATGCCACAACACCTAAACCCGCCTAAAAGGTTGTGCGATGGCGGGCATTCGTCCGGGAAGTAGCCTTTTCCAGACCCGGCAGGGGCAATCGGGGCGGCTGACAACCTGATTTCCTGGCAGCCAGCGGTTAGCTAACACTGTAAGGTTGACGACAAAAATTTATGCGCCCCCTTCCATGCCCAACGTACCCAACCAATGCAGAACTTGCAGCCCGATTGATCGGCGTTGGTCACCCTCGCGCCTTCACCTTTATCGCTACCTATTTTGACACTTACTATCGACATCGGCAACTCCGACGTAGTGTTTGGTATTCACAGCAATAACGTCTGGCGGCACATCTGGCGAACGCCCAGCCATCCGGCCCAACCCATCAGCTTTTACCGGACGATCTTGCAGGTATGGCTTCAGGAAGCCAAAATCCCGATCGATCAGGTGCAGAACCCTACGATCAGCAGCGTGGTGCCCGCCTTGACGTCGACGCTCTGCGAGGCGATGGAAGAACTGCTTGCGAAAGAGCCAGTGGTGGTGGGGCCGCCCGTGTATCCTAAGCTACCCGTAAAGGTGTTGCGGCCCCAGGAGATCGGCTCCGACTTGGTTGCTAATGCCGTTGCCTCGCACATGCGCTACCGGCAAACCTGCGTGGTGGTTGATTTTGGTACCGCGCTGACCTTCACGACCGTTAAAGCCGACGGTACCATTGCCGGTATCGCCATTGCACCCGGCCTGCGAACGGCCATCAAGTCGCTGTTTGCCAACACGGCGCAACTGCCCGAAGTACCCATCGAAGAACCCAAATCAGTATTGGGCCAGAACACGATGCAGTCCATTCAGGCGGGGATCGTGATCGGGTATGAAGGGCTGGTCCTGGGCATGATCGACCATATCCGGCGGGAACTCGACACCGACTGCATCGTGGTAGCAACGGGTGGTTTGTCGAAAGCCATTCCGAGTCTGCACCCCCACTTTGTCGATGTTATTCCATCCTTGACCCTCGATGGCATCCGGCTCATCGGCGAATATGCCCGCAGCTAATCGAGCGGCCTTACCTCAGTTAGTAGCTATCCACAGTGCTACGAGTTAACTGCGTAGCGCTGTGGATTTTTTTACCCTTTTTGTGGTCATCAACAGGCTGACAACGAATAGCTTATGGGCAGATTAGCTCTGCAAACGCCCAAATGTGAGGCCGGGTAATCGGATCGGCGTCAGAAGATATAATAATTCACGGTCACCATTGTACAGAACTATGTTCAGAGCCCGACGCAATAATCTCTGGCATAGAATTCCTATCGGTTGTTGATACAGGATGAAACAGCGTTGG comes from Fibrella aestuarina BUZ 2 and encodes:
- a CDS encoding AGE family epimerase/isomerase; protein product: MLDFHKIATQCQHALVEQLVPFWLQYACDSPCGGYFDYLTPTGTPLDADKRTARQAEQVWAFAYLYTAIDAQSDWLDHALHGADFLAQYAHTARMACYTQLSRTGQPVAPQQGPLLNDPITSSRVASAYALVHVATADDQWAMLAKQTLQMALRYYQTEREAAALAPADEPQPLRYLAQPVALLRALLDARPLFDVADWKEATEPLLDEILNEFLDKRHDLLRDHVGVGGAFNNTPAGRRVSPGLTMETAALLIDVSTLLSNRKLTLQATNWCLRLCQWAWPEAAPGRGELSAEGNVPGLPRYLDWKGQPLTAPNATNRVAGDHVLALSALANGYWHTRHPEAPRWLRRIADYTFQHFPDTNGPAWHLALSAHHQPVTLLKTTADEGCYALVRGLADTWQHLDQCARLQPISAQRLTSNV
- a CDS encoding sterol desaturase family protein, coding for MQVDDYKKAHSRPKNNGTKQLFDNPILEALSRTHILVPIGMWLVLSVFLGWYAFTYTDMSSGYIVALFGMGLFVFTIFEYVLHRYLYHLEPTTPRRAKIQYTFHGVHHEYPKDKTRLAMPPALAIFVAGAFFALFFLLMGEAAYAFFPGFLVGYSGYLAVHFIVHAYAPPKNFFKQLWINHSVHHYKNPESNYGVSTPMWDYIFGSFQK
- a CDS encoding NAD(P)/FAD-dependent oxidoreductase: MNPNIPNTDRKRVVIIGAGFGGINLARGLANRPEFQVVLINKHNYHEFQPLYYQVATAGLEASSILFPLRAALGNNPNVHIRVTCMTNIRAEEKIIDTDIGPIPYDFLVLAMGADTNFFGQQNIIDRALPMKSVQEAIALRNRFLQNFEEALSVETAEELDGLMDVVVVGGGPTGVELCGTLAEMRKTVLPRDYPELDFKGMDIHLIESGGELLGPMSKESQDHSLAYLRELGVDVRLNTRVKDFDGKYVYMNDGTSLRTNNLIWAAGVKANTPNGIPAEAVGRGGRLIVNRFNQVQGFTDIFAIGDLAAMAEGETWPNGHPQVAQPAIQQGKLLAQNLTRLVRGGQMVEFTYNDLGSMATIGRGLAVVDLSFIKFQGFFAWLTWLFVHLMAILGVKNRLLIFINWMWNYLTYNQSLRLIIKPKLPKAPLDVPKERLNDSVEVAAVKTV
- the bshA gene encoding N-acetyl-alpha-D-glucosaminyl L-malate synthase BshA, with the translated sequence MKIGIVCYPTFGGSGVVATELGKALAKNGHQVHFITYQQPPRLDFFNENVFYHEVNIPSYPLFQYAPYESALTSAMVNVVLNENVDLLHVHYAIPHASAAYMAKMVLKARGRTTPVVTTLHGTDVTLVGKDASYEPVVTFSINESDGVTAVSENLKQETFAHFEIRRPIEVIPNFIDLSRFQRQQKEHFKLAICPNGEKLVVHTSNFRRVKRIDDAVMTFYHLREQMPVKLLLVGDGPERVRIQGLCRELGIMDDVRFLGKLDAVEEVLSVADLFLMPSENESFGLAALEAMACEVPVISSNAGGLPELNVQGVSGFLSNVGDVPDMVKNALFVLDDANLPTFKANALARAKEFELSNILPKYEAYYEQVLQESAVLNEQ
- a CDS encoding type III pantothenate kinase translates to MTLTIDIGNSDVVFGIHSNNVWRHIWRTPSHPAQPISFYRTILQVWLQEAKIPIDQVQNPTISSVVPALTSTLCEAMEELLAKEPVVVGPPVYPKLPVKVLRPQEIGSDLVANAVASHMRYRQTCVVVDFGTALTFTTVKADGTIAGIAIAPGLRTAIKSLFANTAQLPEVPIEEPKSVLGQNTMQSIQAGIVIGYEGLVLGMIDHIRRELDTDCIVVATGGLSKAIPSLHPHFVDVIPSLTLDGIRLIGEYARS